A window of Oncorhynchus kisutch isolate 150728-3 linkage group LG10, Okis_V2, whole genome shotgun sequence contains these coding sequences:
- the LOC109897251 gene encoding bromodomain-containing protein 4 isoform X3: protein MDYKMHAKSNDLLDFQTLDALLEKIAHYSSVSVKREPSEECNGIIGALSVESSAPPSRLNNWCPAASAAPTPTLTPAPAPVPAPPVTSARMGDGLDATTVQMSSSGSSSSSQGGQPQPSTYVPTVPEFNPPPPEYINSSQPKRQTNQLQYLLKVVLKTLWKHHFSWPFQAPVDAVKLNLPDYYKIIKVPMDMGTIKKRLENSYYWNAQECIQDFNTMFTNCYIYNKPGDDIVLMAEQLEKMFLQKITEMPQDETEIAVMTGKGRGRGRREGGLNLKPGPTMDSPSTTPQTRGFSSHSPGPQTRGPPVQQQTQDQGPPSLPPQPLMQALPSRVPPTLPVHTHAHAPQLGAPYSLGPSDLPLQAPPKLPIMTSVPPPPTQTTLPPTSIQSTAPILQNPVPMAKQRKSQKRKADTTTPTANDQLSESSPAESKSGKTLPRRESARPTKLIKKEAPDSQHHLGLGIGLGLGGPGGPGVGAHSPKQQEQLRYCSSLVRDMLHKKHAAYAWPFYKPVNVDMLGLHDYHDIIKHPMDLATVKLKLDNRQYRDAQEFAADVRLMFSNCYKYNPPDHEVVAMARRLQDVFEMRFAKMPDEPEEMLASAPAPVLLQSSTPIIKAQPPPILNPASSILGPASSVKHPASSSDSSSDSSSESESSTNDLEEERAQRLAELQEQLKAVHEQLAALSQPQASKPKRKEKEKKKDKHKRKGAVEEIPEPAIQFPKKTKNNNSSSNNKELLPKKTKKPSKKEGGAVKNNHSAALGPQAVLQPPALQPVSGLGEGLEDDPAAAGAPGEKGRPMSYEEKRQLSLDINKLPGDKLGRVVHIIQSREPSLKNSNPDEIEIDFETLKPSTLRELERYVSSCLRKNKKKVPVAEKTMEAMTAAKIKASSSSDSDSSDSSSSDSDEEKGIPPKQKQKKGHGTNEGKKPHLHHTMSGAGPLPHGIPHPQGHPHPQGHPHPQGHPHPQGHPHPQGHPHPQGPVLQPSIHLKQQQHHNPSPATYMAPPPVTVTALESSQLLENTFDLLPHFGQQPLMHLSQHHHSSSPALPPHLNVHSAVGPVSPETHPFLNQHPIHPNPPNPNPALHNALPQQPSRPSHRAAALPPKPPQQQQPATQPTLLLQQQQQLQPQAPPPQHHLQPHILHPAPPQSLQQRPLSPPTLTPQGLMSSLPPQMLLEDDEEVIPPLPLSQVHLYLQQLQQGQSQGRPGQQPHNPQQIMQSLQIRQQQQNQAPLLQSVQVQPSQPSLQPPQLSVQLPQPQSKPTPPPRQAQQILPPHQVARHLQQHAQMGYPSQGPGAQQTGQSDRHAAAGQHKGSMQSSAKAQHIIQQHLSPRQIKADPYNSGHLRENPSPIMMHSPHLPQYPPITHQSPPHNLQPKKEQRAPPALVGLKEEKLPPSPVMRGGEPFSPAMRQDPHKHIDCHSKPSLPGHTQQNVKSMDSSRPVIRSSEPSGPPSSSSLPDKDKFKQEPKTPVAPKKDVKLKNMGSWASLAQKPTSAPLSAVKSSSDSFEQFRRAAREKEEREKALKAQAEQAERDKLRREQEKLRGRDRDDEDILEPQQQSRRVHEEPRSRRLEQQQHIQAPQPQQQPQAPAPQAQPAALPQPPQAPTPPQPSAQDQQRELARRREQERRRREAMAATIDMNFQSDLMAIFEENLF from the exons AGAGCCTAGTGAGGAGTGCAATGGAATCATCGGTGCTCTCTCAGTGGAGTCGTCCGCGCCGCCGTCGAGACTAAACAACTGGTGTCCCGCGGCCTCCGCCGCCCCTACCCCAACCCTTACCCCTGCTCCAGCCCCTGTGCCCGCGCCCCCAGTCACCTCTGCAAGAATGGGGGACGGCCTGGACGCAACCACAGTGCAGATGTCTTCGTCgggcagcagtagtagcagccagGGGGGGCAGCCCCAGCCATCCACCTACGTTCCAACCGTGCCAGAGTTTAACCCGCCGCCCCCGGAGTACATCAACTCATCGCAGCCCAAGCGGCAGACCAACCAGTTGCAGTACCTGCTGAAGGTGGTGCTGAAGACCCTGTGGAAGCACCACTTCTCCTGGCCCTTCCAGGCACCCGTCGATGCTGTCAAGCTCAACCTGCCG gACTACTACAAGATTATTAAAGTTCCTATGGATATGGGAACAATCAAGAAGCGACTTGAGAACAGCTACTACTGGAACGCCCAAGAATGTATTCAAGATTTCAACACCATGTTCACCAACTGCTACATTTACAACAAG CCTGGGGATGACATAGTGTTAATGGCTGAGCAGCTGGAGAAGATGTTTCTCCAGAAGATTACTGAGATGCCCCAGGACGAGACGGAGATTGCTGTCATGACTGGCAAGGGACGAGGCCGGGGCCGACGGGAAGGAG GTCTGAACTTGAAGCCAGGCCCGACTATGGATTCTCCGTCCACCACCCCCCAGACACGGGGCTTCTCCAGCCACTCCCCAGGCCCTCAGACCAGAGGACCACCAGTGCAGCAACAGACCCAGGACCAGGGGccaccatctctacctcctcAGCCCCTCATGCAGGCCCTGCCCTCCCGCGTGCCCCCAACGCTACCTGTCCACACCCATGCCCATGCGCCACAGCTGGGGGCCCCCTACTCACTGGGCCCGTCGGACCTGCCTCTCCAGGCCCCTCCTAAGCTCCCGATTATGACCTCCGtgcctcctccacccacccagaccactctgccccccacctccATCCAGAGCACTGCCCCCATACTGCAGAACCCCGTGCCCATGGCCAAA CAGAGAAAGAGCCAGAAGAGGAAAGCAGACACGACCACCCCCACGGCCAACGACCAGCTGAGTGAGTCTTCTCCAGCCGAGTCCAAGTCGGGGAAGACGCTGCCGCGACGTGAAAGCGCCAGGCCCACCAAGCTAATCAAGAAGGAGGCTCCAGACTCCCAGCACCACCTGGGCCTTGGGATAGGTCTCGGTCTAGGGGGACCCGGAGGACCAGGGGTAGGGGCTCATAGCCCCAAGCAGCAGGAGCAGCTACGGTACTGCTCCAGCTTGGTCCGAGACATGTTACATAAGAAGCACGCGGCCTACGCCTGGCCCTTCTACAAGCCAGTAAACGTGGACATGCTGGGGCTGCACGACTACCACGACATCATCAAACACCCCATGGACCTTGCCACCGTCAAG TTGAAGCTGGACAACAGGCAGTACAGAGACGCCCAGGAGTTTGCTGCCGACGTGCGGTTAATGTTCTCTAACTGCTACAAGTATAACCCACCCGACCACGAGGTGGTGGCTATGGCACGCAGACTACAG gacGTGTTTGAGATGCGCTTCGCCAAGATGCCAGATGAGCCCGAGGAGATGTTGGCTTCGGCTCCTGCCCCCGTGCTGCTCCAGTCCTCCACCCCCATCATCAAGGCCCAGCCGCCGCCCATCCTAAACCCTGCCTCTTCCATCCTAGGTCCTGCCTCCTCGGTCAAACACCCTGCTTCCTCCTCGGACAGCTCCAGTGATTCGTCTTCTGAGTCGGAATCCTCCACAAACGActtggaggaggagagagcccAGAGACTGGCCGAGCTACAAGAACAG cTCAAAGCTGTCCACGAGCAGCTGGCGGCCCTCTCGCAGCCACAGGCCAGCAAACCaaagagaaaagagaaggagaagaagaaagacaAGCACAAAAGGAAAGGAGCGGTGGAGGAGATCCCGGAGCCGGCCATTCAGTTCCCCAAGAAGACCaagaacaacaacagcagcagcaacaacaaggAGCTCCTGCCCAAGAAGACCAAGAAACCCAG TAAGAAGGAGGGAGGTGCGGTGAAGAACAACCACTCTGCAGCCCTGGGCCCTCAGGCAGTGCTGCAGCCCCCAGCTCTGCAGCCCGTGTCGGGCTTGGGGGAGGGCCTGGAGGATGACCCGGCTGCAGCTGGAGCCCCCGGGGAGAAGGGTAGGCCCATGTCGTATGAGGAGAAGAGGCAGCTGAGTCTGGACATCAACAAGCTGCCCGGCGACAAGCTGGGTCGTGTGGTCCACATCATCCAGTCCAGAGAGCCCTCGCTGAAGAACTCCAACCCCGACGAGATCGAGATAGACTTTGAGACGCTCAAGCCGTCCACgctgagagagctggagagatacGTGTCATCGTGCCTCCGCAAGAACAAGAAGAAGGTTCCTG TGGCAGAGAAGACCATGGAGGCCATGACTGCCGCCAAGATCAAGGCCAGCTCCTCCTCTGACTCCGACAGCAGCGACTCCAGCTCCTCAGACAGTGATGAGGAGAAGG GAATCCCTCCTAAACAGAAACAGAAGAAAGGCCATGGGACCAACGAAGGGAAGAAGCCCCATCTCCACCATACCATGTCTGGAGCTGGGCCCCTCCCCCATGGCATCCCTCACCCCCAGGGCCACCCTCACCCCCAGGGCCACCCTCACCCCCAGGGCCACCCTCACCCCCAGGGCCACCCTCACCCCCAGGGCCACCCTCACCCCCAGGGTCCTGTCCTGCAGCCCAGCATCCACCTGAAGCAACAACAGCACCATAACCCCTCCCCCGCCACCTACATGGCCCCTCCCCCG GTAACGGTCACGGCGTTGGAGTCCTCCCAGTTGCTGGAGAACACGTTTGATTTGCTGCCCCACTTCGGCCAGCAGCCACTCATGCACCTGTCCCAGCACCACCACTCCTCGTCGCCTGCCTTGCCCCCCCACCTCAACGTTCACTCGGCAGTGGGGCCGGTGTCCCCGGAGACGCACCCCTTTCTCAACCAGCACCCCATCCACCCCAaccctcccaaccctaacccag CTTTGCACAACGCCTTGCCCCAGCAGCCATCTCGACCCAGCCACAGGGCAGCAGCTCTACCTCCCAAACCCCCGCAGCAGCAGCAACCAGCGACCCAGCCAAccctactactacaacaacaacaacagctccAGCCACAAGCCCCTCCACCCCAGCACCACCTCCAGCCCCACATTCTCCACCCCGCCCCCCCCCAGTCCCTGCAGCAGCGGCCCCTTTccccccccaccctcaccccTCAGGGCCTGATGTCCTCCCTGCCCCCCCAGATGCTCCTGGAGGACGATGAGGAGGTGATTCCGCCCTTACCCCTCAGCCAGGTGCATCTCTACCTGCAACAGCTCCAGCAGGGACAGAGCCAGGGAAGACCTGGCCAACAACCACACAATCCCCAGCAGATCATGCAGTCTCTCCAGATTCGCCAACAACAACAGAACCAGGCTCCCCTACTGCAGTCTGTACAG GTCCAGCCCTCCCAACCCTCTCTTCAGCCACCCCAGCTCTCAGTCCAgcttccccagccccagtccaaaCCCACCCCCCCCCCGCGCCAGGCCCAGCAGATCCTACCCCCGCACCAGGTAGCCCGCCACCTGCAGCAGCATGCACAGATGGGTTACCCCTCCCAGGGGCCTGGGGCGCAGCAGACGGGTCAGTCAGACAGGCACGCCGCTGCAGGGCAACACAAGGGTTCCATGCAGTCCTCCGCCAAAGCACAGCATATCATCCAGCAACACCTCTCCCCTCGACAGATCAAGGCTGATCCATACAACAGCG GGCACCTGAGGGAGAACCCCTCCCCCATCATGATGCATTCCCCCCACCTCCCCCAGTATCCCCCCATAACGCACCAGTCTCCGCCACACAACCTGCAGCCCAAGAAA GAGCAGCGTGCGCCCCCGGCCCTGGTAGGCTTGAAAGAAGAGAAGTTGCCTCCCTCTCcagtgatgagaggaggagagccttTCAGCCCAGCCATGAGACAAGACCCTCACAAACACATAGATTGCCACAGCAAGCCCTCTCTACCAGGTCACACACAGCAGA ATGTAAAGTCGATGGACAGCTCTCGGCCAGTCATTCGTTCCTCAGAGCCCAGcggtcctccctcctcctcctccctgccagACAAGGACAAGTTCAAACAGGAGCCCAAAACGCCCGTTGCGCCCAAAAAG GATGTGAAACTGAAGAACATGGGTTCGTGGGCCAGCCTGGCCCAGAAGCCCACGTCAGCGCCCTTGTCTGCAGTGAAGTCGTCTAGCGACAGCTTCGAGCAGTTCCGCCGGGCCGcccgggagaaagaggagagagaaaaggctcTTAAGGCCCAGGCAGAGCAGGCTGAGAGGGACAAACTGCGCCGGGAGCAGGAGAAACTACG tggtcGTGACAGGGATGATGAGGATATCCTGGAGCCTCAGCAGCAGTCGAGGAGAGTTCATGAGGAGCCTCGAAGCAGACGTCTGGAGCAGCAGCAACACATCCAGGCCCCCCAACCCCAGCAGCAACCCCAGGCACCAGCCCCCCAGGCCCAGCCCGCTGCCCTCCCCCAGCCCCCACAGGCCCCCACGCCGCCCCAGCCCTCAGCCCAGGACCAGCAGAGGGAGCTAGCGCGACGCCgcgagcaggagaggaggaggagagaagcg
- the LOC109897251 gene encoding bromodomain-containing protein 4 isoform X5, producing the protein MDYKMHAKSNDLLDFQTLDALLEKIAHYSSVSVKREPSEECNGIIGALSVESSAPPSRLNNWCPAASAAPTPTLTPAPAPVPAPPVTSARMGDGLDATTVQMSSSGSSSSSQGGQPQPSTYVPTVPEFNPPPPEYINSSQPKRQTNQLQYLLKVVLKTLWKHHFSWPFQAPVDAVKLNLPDYYKIIKVPMDMGTIKKRLENSYYWNAQECIQDFNTMFTNCYIYNKPGDDIVLMAEQLEKMFLQKITEMPQDETEIAVMTGKGRGRGRREGGLNLKPGPTMDSPSTTPQTRGFSSHSPGPQTRGPPVQQQTQDQGPPSLPPQPLMQALPSRVPPTLPVHTHAHAPQLGAPYSLGPSDLPLQAPPKLPIMTSVPPPPTQTTLPPTSIQSTAPILQNPVPMAKQRKSQKRKADTTTPTANDQLSESSPAESKSGKTLPRRESARPTKLIKKEAPDSQHHLGLGIGLGLGGPGGPGVGAHSPKQQEQLRYCSSLVRDMLHKKHAAYAWPFYKPVNVDMLGLHDYHDIIKHPMDLATVKLKLDNRQYRDAQEFAADVRLMFSNCYKYNPPDHEVVAMARRLQDVFEMRFAKMPDEPEEMLASAPAPVLLQSSTPIIKAQPPPILNPASSILGPASSVKHPASSSDSSSDSSSESESSTNDLEEERAQRLAELQEQLKAVHEQLAALSQPQASKPKRKEKEKKKDKHKRKGAVEEIPEPAIQFPKKTKNNNSSSNNKELLPKKTKKPSKKEGGAVKNNHSAALGPQAVLQPPALQPVSGLGEGLEDDPAAAGAPGEKGRPMSYEEKRQLSLDINKLPGDKLGRVVHIIQSREPSLKNSNPDEIEIDFETLKPSTLRELERYVSSCLRKNKKKVPVAEKTMEAMTAAKIKASSSSDSDSSDSSSSDSDEEKGIPPKQKQKKGHGTNEGKKPHLHHTMSGAGPLPHGIPHPQGHPHPQGHPHPQGHPHPQGHPHPQGHPHPQGPVLQPSIHLKQQQHHNPSPATYMAPPPVTVTALESSQLLENTFDLLPHFGQQPLMHLSQHHHSSSPALPPHLNVHSAVGPVSPETHPFLNQHPIHPNPPNPNPALHNALPQQPSRPSHRAAALPPKPPQQQQPATQPTLLLQQQQQLQPQAPPPQHHLQPHILHPAPPQSLQQRPLSPPTLTPQGLMSSLPPQMLLEDDEEVIPPLPLSQVHLYLQQLQQGQSQGRPGQQPHNPQQIMQSLQIRQQQQNQAPLLQSVQVQPSQPSLQPPQLSVQLPQPQSKPTPPPRQAQQILPPHQVARHLQQHAQMGYPSQGPGAQQTGQSDRHAAAGQHKGSMQSSAKAQHIIQQHLSPRQIKADPYNSGHLRENPSPIMMHSPHLPQYPPITHQSPPHNLQPKKRAPPALVGLKEEKLPPSPVMRGGEPFSPAMRQDPHKHIDCHSKPSLPGHTQQNVKSMDSSRPVIRSSEPSGPPSSSSLPDKDKFKQEPKTPVAPKKDVKLKNMGSWASLAQKPTSAPLSAVKSSSDSFEQFRRAAREKEEREKALKAQAEQAERDKLRREQEKLRGRDRDDEDILEPQQQSRRVHEEPRSRRLEQQQHIQAPQPQQQPQAPAPQAQPAALPQPPQAPTPPQPSAQDQQRELARRREQERRRREAMAATIDMNFQSDLMAIFEENLF; encoded by the exons AGAGCCTAGTGAGGAGTGCAATGGAATCATCGGTGCTCTCTCAGTGGAGTCGTCCGCGCCGCCGTCGAGACTAAACAACTGGTGTCCCGCGGCCTCCGCCGCCCCTACCCCAACCCTTACCCCTGCTCCAGCCCCTGTGCCCGCGCCCCCAGTCACCTCTGCAAGAATGGGGGACGGCCTGGACGCAACCACAGTGCAGATGTCTTCGTCgggcagcagtagtagcagccagGGGGGGCAGCCCCAGCCATCCACCTACGTTCCAACCGTGCCAGAGTTTAACCCGCCGCCCCCGGAGTACATCAACTCATCGCAGCCCAAGCGGCAGACCAACCAGTTGCAGTACCTGCTGAAGGTGGTGCTGAAGACCCTGTGGAAGCACCACTTCTCCTGGCCCTTCCAGGCACCCGTCGATGCTGTCAAGCTCAACCTGCCG gACTACTACAAGATTATTAAAGTTCCTATGGATATGGGAACAATCAAGAAGCGACTTGAGAACAGCTACTACTGGAACGCCCAAGAATGTATTCAAGATTTCAACACCATGTTCACCAACTGCTACATTTACAACAAG CCTGGGGATGACATAGTGTTAATGGCTGAGCAGCTGGAGAAGATGTTTCTCCAGAAGATTACTGAGATGCCCCAGGACGAGACGGAGATTGCTGTCATGACTGGCAAGGGACGAGGCCGGGGCCGACGGGAAGGAG GTCTGAACTTGAAGCCAGGCCCGACTATGGATTCTCCGTCCACCACCCCCCAGACACGGGGCTTCTCCAGCCACTCCCCAGGCCCTCAGACCAGAGGACCACCAGTGCAGCAACAGACCCAGGACCAGGGGccaccatctctacctcctcAGCCCCTCATGCAGGCCCTGCCCTCCCGCGTGCCCCCAACGCTACCTGTCCACACCCATGCCCATGCGCCACAGCTGGGGGCCCCCTACTCACTGGGCCCGTCGGACCTGCCTCTCCAGGCCCCTCCTAAGCTCCCGATTATGACCTCCGtgcctcctccacccacccagaccactctgccccccacctccATCCAGAGCACTGCCCCCATACTGCAGAACCCCGTGCCCATGGCCAAA CAGAGAAAGAGCCAGAAGAGGAAAGCAGACACGACCACCCCCACGGCCAACGACCAGCTGAGTGAGTCTTCTCCAGCCGAGTCCAAGTCGGGGAAGACGCTGCCGCGACGTGAAAGCGCCAGGCCCACCAAGCTAATCAAGAAGGAGGCTCCAGACTCCCAGCACCACCTGGGCCTTGGGATAGGTCTCGGTCTAGGGGGACCCGGAGGACCAGGGGTAGGGGCTCATAGCCCCAAGCAGCAGGAGCAGCTACGGTACTGCTCCAGCTTGGTCCGAGACATGTTACATAAGAAGCACGCGGCCTACGCCTGGCCCTTCTACAAGCCAGTAAACGTGGACATGCTGGGGCTGCACGACTACCACGACATCATCAAACACCCCATGGACCTTGCCACCGTCAAG TTGAAGCTGGACAACAGGCAGTACAGAGACGCCCAGGAGTTTGCTGCCGACGTGCGGTTAATGTTCTCTAACTGCTACAAGTATAACCCACCCGACCACGAGGTGGTGGCTATGGCACGCAGACTACAG gacGTGTTTGAGATGCGCTTCGCCAAGATGCCAGATGAGCCCGAGGAGATGTTGGCTTCGGCTCCTGCCCCCGTGCTGCTCCAGTCCTCCACCCCCATCATCAAGGCCCAGCCGCCGCCCATCCTAAACCCTGCCTCTTCCATCCTAGGTCCTGCCTCCTCGGTCAAACACCCTGCTTCCTCCTCGGACAGCTCCAGTGATTCGTCTTCTGAGTCGGAATCCTCCACAAACGActtggaggaggagagagcccAGAGACTGGCCGAGCTACAAGAACAG cTCAAAGCTGTCCACGAGCAGCTGGCGGCCCTCTCGCAGCCACAGGCCAGCAAACCaaagagaaaagagaaggagaagaagaaagacaAGCACAAAAGGAAAGGAGCGGTGGAGGAGATCCCGGAGCCGGCCATTCAGTTCCCCAAGAAGACCaagaacaacaacagcagcagcaacaacaaggAGCTCCTGCCCAAGAAGACCAAGAAACCCAG TAAGAAGGAGGGAGGTGCGGTGAAGAACAACCACTCTGCAGCCCTGGGCCCTCAGGCAGTGCTGCAGCCCCCAGCTCTGCAGCCCGTGTCGGGCTTGGGGGAGGGCCTGGAGGATGACCCGGCTGCAGCTGGAGCCCCCGGGGAGAAGGGTAGGCCCATGTCGTATGAGGAGAAGAGGCAGCTGAGTCTGGACATCAACAAGCTGCCCGGCGACAAGCTGGGTCGTGTGGTCCACATCATCCAGTCCAGAGAGCCCTCGCTGAAGAACTCCAACCCCGACGAGATCGAGATAGACTTTGAGACGCTCAAGCCGTCCACgctgagagagctggagagatacGTGTCATCGTGCCTCCGCAAGAACAAGAAGAAGGTTCCTG TGGCAGAGAAGACCATGGAGGCCATGACTGCCGCCAAGATCAAGGCCAGCTCCTCCTCTGACTCCGACAGCAGCGACTCCAGCTCCTCAGACAGTGATGAGGAGAAGG GAATCCCTCCTAAACAGAAACAGAAGAAAGGCCATGGGACCAACGAAGGGAAGAAGCCCCATCTCCACCATACCATGTCTGGAGCTGGGCCCCTCCCCCATGGCATCCCTCACCCCCAGGGCCACCCTCACCCCCAGGGCCACCCTCACCCCCAGGGCCACCCTCACCCCCAGGGCCACCCTCACCCCCAGGGCCACCCTCACCCCCAGGGTCCTGTCCTGCAGCCCAGCATCCACCTGAAGCAACAACAGCACCATAACCCCTCCCCCGCCACCTACATGGCCCCTCCCCCG GTAACGGTCACGGCGTTGGAGTCCTCCCAGTTGCTGGAGAACACGTTTGATTTGCTGCCCCACTTCGGCCAGCAGCCACTCATGCACCTGTCCCAGCACCACCACTCCTCGTCGCCTGCCTTGCCCCCCCACCTCAACGTTCACTCGGCAGTGGGGCCGGTGTCCCCGGAGACGCACCCCTTTCTCAACCAGCACCCCATCCACCCCAaccctcccaaccctaacccag CTTTGCACAACGCCTTGCCCCAGCAGCCATCTCGACCCAGCCACAGGGCAGCAGCTCTACCTCCCAAACCCCCGCAGCAGCAGCAACCAGCGACCCAGCCAAccctactactacaacaacaacaacagctccAGCCACAAGCCCCTCCACCCCAGCACCACCTCCAGCCCCACATTCTCCACCCCGCCCCCCCCCAGTCCCTGCAGCAGCGGCCCCTTTccccccccaccctcaccccTCAGGGCCTGATGTCCTCCCTGCCCCCCCAGATGCTCCTGGAGGACGATGAGGAGGTGATTCCGCCCTTACCCCTCAGCCAGGTGCATCTCTACCTGCAACAGCTCCAGCAGGGACAGAGCCAGGGAAGACCTGGCCAACAACCACACAATCCCCAGCAGATCATGCAGTCTCTCCAGATTCGCCAACAACAACAGAACCAGGCTCCCCTACTGCAGTCTGTACAG GTCCAGCCCTCCCAACCCTCTCTTCAGCCACCCCAGCTCTCAGTCCAgcttccccagccccagtccaaaCCCACCCCCCCCCCGCGCCAGGCCCAGCAGATCCTACCCCCGCACCAGGTAGCCCGCCACCTGCAGCAGCATGCACAGATGGGTTACCCCTCCCAGGGGCCTGGGGCGCAGCAGACGGGTCAGTCAGACAGGCACGCCGCTGCAGGGCAACACAAGGGTTCCATGCAGTCCTCCGCCAAAGCACAGCATATCATCCAGCAACACCTCTCCCCTCGACAGATCAAGGCTGATCCATACAACAGCG GGCACCTGAGGGAGAACCCCTCCCCCATCATGATGCATTCCCCCCACCTCCCCCAGTATCCCCCCATAACGCACCAGTCTCCGCCACACAACCTGCAGCCCAAGAAA CGTGCGCCCCCGGCCCTGGTAGGCTTGAAAGAAGAGAAGTTGCCTCCCTCTCcagtgatgagaggaggagagccttTCAGCCCAGCCATGAGACAAGACCCTCACAAACACATAGATTGCCACAGCAAGCCCTCTCTACCAGGTCACACACAGCAGA ATGTAAAGTCGATGGACAGCTCTCGGCCAGTCATTCGTTCCTCAGAGCCCAGcggtcctccctcctcctcctccctgccagACAAGGACAAGTTCAAACAGGAGCCCAAAACGCCCGTTGCGCCCAAAAAG GATGTGAAACTGAAGAACATGGGTTCGTGGGCCAGCCTGGCCCAGAAGCCCACGTCAGCGCCCTTGTCTGCAGTGAAGTCGTCTAGCGACAGCTTCGAGCAGTTCCGCCGGGCCGcccgggagaaagaggagagagaaaaggctcTTAAGGCCCAGGCAGAGCAGGCTGAGAGGGACAAACTGCGCCGGGAGCAGGAGAAACTACG tggtcGTGACAGGGATGATGAGGATATCCTGGAGCCTCAGCAGCAGTCGAGGAGAGTTCATGAGGAGCCTCGAAGCAGACGTCTGGAGCAGCAGCAACACATCCAGGCCCCCCAACCCCAGCAGCAACCCCAGGCACCAGCCCCCCAGGCCCAGCCCGCTGCCCTCCCCCAGCCCCCACAGGCCCCCACGCCGCCCCAGCCCTCAGCCCAGGACCAGCAGAGGGAGCTAGCGCGACGCCgcgagcaggagaggaggaggagagaagcg